A part of Kryptolebias marmoratus isolate JLee-2015 linkage group LG8, ASM164957v2, whole genome shotgun sequence genomic DNA contains:
- the LOC108233157 gene encoding polyamine-transporting ATPase 13A2 isoform X1 encodes MNKRGSVVDPQSGLPSPCPRDPFLSPDSHMDVQGYKWVHWRVWLCRLVALLSLGALLILFHWRPRLGVLARCRSCPLALAEVLLLRDGSGQQHVVEVQTEELEEGSFEMLGRQEEAEWRDTVQLHKEEKTLLHYYLFEGLRYVWLDRKGAFCPVSVLNEDWTCKDLYGFQKGLSPREQSSRRSMFGVNLIDVPVKSYMRLLFEEVLNPFYIFQVFSIVLWTTDEYYFYALCIFIISIISISISLYETRKQSITLRNMAQFITNVTIRRESGEEDCVNSVELVPGDCLIIPQEGLLLPCDAALLAGECLVNESMLTGESVPVLKTPLPAADRTYSSETEHRHTLFCGTQIIQAKGGGPGGGGAVAVVTSTGFLTAKGALVSSIMYPQQLNFSFQKDAMKFLLILGSLAFCGTIYIFVILFKANVTWPEIIVRCLDIVTIAVPPALPAAITTGAIYAQSRLKKHGIFCINPPRINVGGKVSVFCFDKTGTLTEEGLDVWGVMEGGPAGFSELVPDPRLLPPGHMQSALACCHTVTLLRGQPLGDPLELKMVESTGWTLQEPEGDGDVVNAEYGGHKVLAVMRPPTQQLFLHRNSSEAVAIVKRFPFSSALQRMSVLTVATGGRSAMVFVKGSPEMVASLCRADTVPPQFSSTLHTFSSEGLRVLALACKPVDVNSDLINIERADAEKDLQFLGLLMMKNLVKPESAKVINVLRLAQIRNVMVTGDNILTAVNVAKSCGMVGSDEKVIFVTASPHTAQSLPTLRFSLEDEVAAQRSTDVMDQSLYQGGFDYHLAINGKSFAALCDHFPEYLPKVLMKATVFARMLPDQKAQLVKELQKLNYRVGMCGDGANDCGALRAADVGVSLSEAEASVASPFTSKTENISCVPLLIREGRCSLVTSFSLFRYMALYSLIQFCSVLILNTVKTTLADFQFLFCDLFLVTLLALFMGKGGPSEELYPRRPPASLLSLPVFGSLFIQTCMIVLGQLSAVFITKTQEWYIPLNSTVFGTENLPNMENACVFNLSGYQYIFMAVVVTKSYPHKKPLYHNVIFLCILLIHFAVMTWLVLYPGPFFSQVFKLYNFTDMNFKMLLCAVAALNFLICFVVELLIDLGALNCLRLLRGKRPSKKQYKRLNVLLSDSTSWLPLNQTLTPRDHTVIHFS; translated from the exons ATGAACAAGCGTG GTAGTGTCGTGGACCCGCAGAGCGGACTCCCCTCACCCTGTCCACGAGACCCCTTCCTCAGTCCTGACTCACACATG GACGTTCAGGGGTATAAGTGGGTGCATTGGCGGGTGTGGTTGTGTCGTCTGGTGGCTCTGCTGTCTTTGGGCGCCctcctgattttatttcactGGCGCCCTCGGCTTGGTGTCCTCGCCCGCTGCCGCTCCTGCCCGTTGGCGTTGGCAGAAGTTCTGCTGCTAAGA GACGGTTCTGGCCAGCAGCATGTGGTGGAGGTGCAGACAGAGGAGTTGGAGGAGGGCAG TTTCGAGATGTTGGGACGCCAGGAGGAGGCTGAATGGAGAGATACGGTCCAGCTGCACAAAGAAGAG AAAACGCTGCTGCACTACTACCTGTTTGAAGGGCTGCGATATGTTTGGCTGGACAGGAAGGGGGCTTTCTGTCCTGTTAG TGTCCTCAATGAGGACTGGACCTGCAAAGACTTGTATGGCTTCCAAAAGGGCCTGAGTCCTCGGGAGCAAAGCTCAAG GAGATCCATGTTTGGGGTCAACCTTATTGATGTGCCTGTGAAGTCTTACATGAGGCTTCTGTTTGAGGAA gTCCTCAACCCATTCTATATTTTTCAAGTATTCAGTATTGTCCTGTGGACTACTGATGAGTATTATTTTTATGCCTTATGTATATTTATTATCTCGATTATCTCCATCAGTATCTCACTTTATGAAACTCGTAAG CAAAGCATCACTCTACGCAACATGGCTCAGTTTATAACAAACGTCACAATTCGCAGAGAGTCGGGAg AGGAAGACTGTGTGAACTCGGTGGAGCTGGTCCCCGGCGACTGTTTAATCATCCCTCAGGAAGGTCTGCTGCTGCCCTGTGACGCCGCCCTGCTGGCTGGGGAGTGTCTTGTCAACGAGAGTATGCTCACAG GTGAAAGTGTTCCAGTGCTGAAAACCCCGCTGCCAGCTGCTGACAGGACCTACAGCTCAGAGACCGAGCACAGACACACTCTTTTCTGTGGCACCCAAATCATTCAGGCCAAaggaggaggaccaggaggcGGCGGGGCTGTTGCTGTGGTAACAAGCACTG gTTTTCTCACTGCCAAAGGTGCCCTGGTCAGCTCCATTATGTACCCTCAACAACTCAACTTCAGCTTTCAAAAAGATGCCATGAAGTTCCTTCTCATCCTTGGCAGTTTAG ctttctgtggcaccatttacatttttgtgatCCTTTTCAAAGCCAAT GTGACCTGGCCTGAGATAATTGTTAGATGTCTGGATATTGTGACCATTGCAGTGCCTCCCGCCCTGCCTGCTGCCATCACCACAGGAGCTATTTATGCCCAAAGCAGGCTAAAGAAACATGGTATTTTCTGTATTAATCCACCTCGCATCAATGTTGGTGGCAAAGTCTCGGTCTTTTGCTTTGACAAG ACAGGAACTCTGACAGAGGAGGGTCTGGATGTTTGGGGAGTGATGGAGGGAGGACCTGCTGGTTTCTCAGAACTGGTCCCAGACCCCAGACTCCTGCCTCCGGGTCACATGCAGTCTGCCCTGGCCTGCTGTCACACTGTTACACTACTGCGAGGTCAGCCCCTTGGAGACCCTTTGGAGCTCAAGATGGTCGAGTCTACTGGCTGG ACTCTCCAGGAGCCAGAAGGAGACGGAGATGTTGTAAATGCAGAATATGGAGGTCACAAAGTTTTGGCTGTTATGAGACCTCCAACTCAACAGCTTTTTCTCCATAGAAAT TCAAGCGAAGCAGTGGCCATCGTTAAGAGGTTTCCATTCTCCTCGGCCCTGCAGCGGATGAGCGTGCTGACGGTGGCCACCGGGGGGCGCTCTGCTATGGTTTTTGTCAAAGGTTCCCCAGAGATGGTGGCCAGTCTCTGTCGAGCTGATACAG TTCCTCCACAGTTCTCCAGCACACTGCACACCTTCTCCAGTGAAGGCCTCAGGGTTCTTGCACTCGCCTGTAAACCAGTAGATGTGAATTCTGACCTGATAAATATTGAACG GGCTGACGCAGAGAAAGACCTGCAATTCTTGGGTTTACTGATGATGAAGAACCTGGTAAAACCTGAAAGTGCAAAAGTTATTAACGTCTTGAGACTGGCACAAATTCGCAATGTTATGGTCACTG GAGACAACATTTTAACAGCTGTGAATGTAGCAAAGAGCTGTGGGATGGTGGGATCTGATGAAAAGGTGATTTTTGTCACTGCATCTCCTCACACTGCTCAGTCTTTGCCCACTTTGAGGTTCAGCTTAGAAGATGAAGTTGCTGCCCAAAGATCCACAGACGTCATGGATCAG AGTCTGTATCAGGGTGGTTTTGACTATCATCTGGCTATTAATGGCAAGTCATTTGCAGCCCTTTGTGACCACTTCCCTGAATACCTTCCAAAG GTTCTGATGAAAGCCACAGTATTTGCACGCATGCTTCCCGACCAAAAGGCCCAACtggtgaaggagctgcagaaactgaa CTATCGGGTAGGCATGTGTGGGGATGGGGCCAACGACTGCGGGGCCCTGAGAGCTGCTGATGTTGGAGTGTCCCTGTCCGAGGCCGAGGCTTCGGTCGCTTCCCCTTTCACTTCCAAGACTGAAAACATCAGCTGTGTGCCGCTGCTCATCAG agaGGGCCGGTGTTCTCTGGTCACTTCCTTCAGTCTGTTTCGGTACATGGCGTTGTACAGTCTCATTCAGTTCTGCTCCGTCCTCATCCTGAACACG GTGAAGACAACTCTGGCTGACTTCCAGTTCCTGTTCTGTGACTTGTTCCTTGTGACACTGCTGGCCTTGTTTATGGGGAAAGGAGGTCCCAGTGAGGAGCTGTACCCCAGGAGACCTCCGGCCAGTCTGCTGTCCCTGCCTGTGTTCGGCAGCCTCTTCATTCAAACCTGCATGATTGTTCTGGGCCAGCTGTCTGCAGTGTtcatcacaaaaacacaggagTG GTATATTCCACTCAATTCAACAGTGTTTGGAACAGAAAATCTGCCCAACATGGAGAACGCCTGTGTGTTTAATTTGTCGGGTTATCAGTATATCTTTATGGCAGTGGTGGTCACCAAGAGTTACCCTCACAAGAAGCCTCTCTACCACAACG TGATCTTCCTGTGTATCCTGTTAATCCACTTTGCTGTCATGACCTGGCTGGTGTTGTATCCAGGTCCTTTCTTCAGCCAAGTGTTTAAACTCTACAACTTCACGGATATGAACTTTAAGATGCTGCTCTGTGCCGTGGCAGCTCTCAACttcctgatttgttttgttgtggaa CTGCTGATCGATCTGGGCGCGTTGAACTGCCTCCGTCTGCTGCGCGGGAAGCGTCCGTCGAAGAAGCAGTACAAACGTCTGAATGTCCTCCTGTCTGACTCCACATCATGGCTGCCACTTAATCAAACTCTGACGCCCAGAGATCACACAGTCATCCATTTCAGCTAG
- the LOC108233157 gene encoding polyamine-transporting ATPase 13A2 isoform X2: protein MDVQGYKWVHWRVWLCRLVALLSLGALLILFHWRPRLGVLARCRSCPLALAEVLLLRDGSGQQHVVEVQTEELEEGSFEMLGRQEEAEWRDTVQLHKEEKTLLHYYLFEGLRYVWLDRKGAFCPVSVLNEDWTCKDLYGFQKGLSPREQSSRRSMFGVNLIDVPVKSYMRLLFEEVLNPFYIFQVFSIVLWTTDEYYFYALCIFIISIISISISLYETRKQSITLRNMAQFITNVTIRRESGEEDCVNSVELVPGDCLIIPQEGLLLPCDAALLAGECLVNESMLTGESVPVLKTPLPAADRTYSSETEHRHTLFCGTQIIQAKGGGPGGGGAVAVVTSTGFLTAKGALVSSIMYPQQLNFSFQKDAMKFLLILGSLAFCGTIYIFVILFKANVTWPEIIVRCLDIVTIAVPPALPAAITTGAIYAQSRLKKHGIFCINPPRINVGGKVSVFCFDKTGTLTEEGLDVWGVMEGGPAGFSELVPDPRLLPPGHMQSALACCHTVTLLRGQPLGDPLELKMVESTGWTLQEPEGDGDVVNAEYGGHKVLAVMRPPTQQLFLHRNSSEAVAIVKRFPFSSALQRMSVLTVATGGRSAMVFVKGSPEMVASLCRADTVPPQFSSTLHTFSSEGLRVLALACKPVDVNSDLINIERADAEKDLQFLGLLMMKNLVKPESAKVINVLRLAQIRNVMVTGDNILTAVNVAKSCGMVGSDEKVIFVTASPHTAQSLPTLRFSLEDEVAAQRSTDVMDQSLYQGGFDYHLAINGKSFAALCDHFPEYLPKVLMKATVFARMLPDQKAQLVKELQKLNYRVGMCGDGANDCGALRAADVGVSLSEAEASVASPFTSKTENISCVPLLIREGRCSLVTSFSLFRYMALYSLIQFCSVLILNTVKTTLADFQFLFCDLFLVTLLALFMGKGGPSEELYPRRPPASLLSLPVFGSLFIQTCMIVLGQLSAVFITKTQEWYIPLNSTVFGTENLPNMENACVFNLSGYQYIFMAVVVTKSYPHKKPLYHNVIFLCILLIHFAVMTWLVLYPGPFFSQVFKLYNFTDMNFKMLLCAVAALNFLICFVVELLIDLGALNCLRLLRGKRPSKKQYKRLNVLLSDSTSWLPLNQTLTPRDHTVIHFS from the exons ATG GACGTTCAGGGGTATAAGTGGGTGCATTGGCGGGTGTGGTTGTGTCGTCTGGTGGCTCTGCTGTCTTTGGGCGCCctcctgattttatttcactGGCGCCCTCGGCTTGGTGTCCTCGCCCGCTGCCGCTCCTGCCCGTTGGCGTTGGCAGAAGTTCTGCTGCTAAGA GACGGTTCTGGCCAGCAGCATGTGGTGGAGGTGCAGACAGAGGAGTTGGAGGAGGGCAG TTTCGAGATGTTGGGACGCCAGGAGGAGGCTGAATGGAGAGATACGGTCCAGCTGCACAAAGAAGAG AAAACGCTGCTGCACTACTACCTGTTTGAAGGGCTGCGATATGTTTGGCTGGACAGGAAGGGGGCTTTCTGTCCTGTTAG TGTCCTCAATGAGGACTGGACCTGCAAAGACTTGTATGGCTTCCAAAAGGGCCTGAGTCCTCGGGAGCAAAGCTCAAG GAGATCCATGTTTGGGGTCAACCTTATTGATGTGCCTGTGAAGTCTTACATGAGGCTTCTGTTTGAGGAA gTCCTCAACCCATTCTATATTTTTCAAGTATTCAGTATTGTCCTGTGGACTACTGATGAGTATTATTTTTATGCCTTATGTATATTTATTATCTCGATTATCTCCATCAGTATCTCACTTTATGAAACTCGTAAG CAAAGCATCACTCTACGCAACATGGCTCAGTTTATAACAAACGTCACAATTCGCAGAGAGTCGGGAg AGGAAGACTGTGTGAACTCGGTGGAGCTGGTCCCCGGCGACTGTTTAATCATCCCTCAGGAAGGTCTGCTGCTGCCCTGTGACGCCGCCCTGCTGGCTGGGGAGTGTCTTGTCAACGAGAGTATGCTCACAG GTGAAAGTGTTCCAGTGCTGAAAACCCCGCTGCCAGCTGCTGACAGGACCTACAGCTCAGAGACCGAGCACAGACACACTCTTTTCTGTGGCACCCAAATCATTCAGGCCAAaggaggaggaccaggaggcGGCGGGGCTGTTGCTGTGGTAACAAGCACTG gTTTTCTCACTGCCAAAGGTGCCCTGGTCAGCTCCATTATGTACCCTCAACAACTCAACTTCAGCTTTCAAAAAGATGCCATGAAGTTCCTTCTCATCCTTGGCAGTTTAG ctttctgtggcaccatttacatttttgtgatCCTTTTCAAAGCCAAT GTGACCTGGCCTGAGATAATTGTTAGATGTCTGGATATTGTGACCATTGCAGTGCCTCCCGCCCTGCCTGCTGCCATCACCACAGGAGCTATTTATGCCCAAAGCAGGCTAAAGAAACATGGTATTTTCTGTATTAATCCACCTCGCATCAATGTTGGTGGCAAAGTCTCGGTCTTTTGCTTTGACAAG ACAGGAACTCTGACAGAGGAGGGTCTGGATGTTTGGGGAGTGATGGAGGGAGGACCTGCTGGTTTCTCAGAACTGGTCCCAGACCCCAGACTCCTGCCTCCGGGTCACATGCAGTCTGCCCTGGCCTGCTGTCACACTGTTACACTACTGCGAGGTCAGCCCCTTGGAGACCCTTTGGAGCTCAAGATGGTCGAGTCTACTGGCTGG ACTCTCCAGGAGCCAGAAGGAGACGGAGATGTTGTAAATGCAGAATATGGAGGTCACAAAGTTTTGGCTGTTATGAGACCTCCAACTCAACAGCTTTTTCTCCATAGAAAT TCAAGCGAAGCAGTGGCCATCGTTAAGAGGTTTCCATTCTCCTCGGCCCTGCAGCGGATGAGCGTGCTGACGGTGGCCACCGGGGGGCGCTCTGCTATGGTTTTTGTCAAAGGTTCCCCAGAGATGGTGGCCAGTCTCTGTCGAGCTGATACAG TTCCTCCACAGTTCTCCAGCACACTGCACACCTTCTCCAGTGAAGGCCTCAGGGTTCTTGCACTCGCCTGTAAACCAGTAGATGTGAATTCTGACCTGATAAATATTGAACG GGCTGACGCAGAGAAAGACCTGCAATTCTTGGGTTTACTGATGATGAAGAACCTGGTAAAACCTGAAAGTGCAAAAGTTATTAACGTCTTGAGACTGGCACAAATTCGCAATGTTATGGTCACTG GAGACAACATTTTAACAGCTGTGAATGTAGCAAAGAGCTGTGGGATGGTGGGATCTGATGAAAAGGTGATTTTTGTCACTGCATCTCCTCACACTGCTCAGTCTTTGCCCACTTTGAGGTTCAGCTTAGAAGATGAAGTTGCTGCCCAAAGATCCACAGACGTCATGGATCAG AGTCTGTATCAGGGTGGTTTTGACTATCATCTGGCTATTAATGGCAAGTCATTTGCAGCCCTTTGTGACCACTTCCCTGAATACCTTCCAAAG GTTCTGATGAAAGCCACAGTATTTGCACGCATGCTTCCCGACCAAAAGGCCCAACtggtgaaggagctgcagaaactgaa CTATCGGGTAGGCATGTGTGGGGATGGGGCCAACGACTGCGGGGCCCTGAGAGCTGCTGATGTTGGAGTGTCCCTGTCCGAGGCCGAGGCTTCGGTCGCTTCCCCTTTCACTTCCAAGACTGAAAACATCAGCTGTGTGCCGCTGCTCATCAG agaGGGCCGGTGTTCTCTGGTCACTTCCTTCAGTCTGTTTCGGTACATGGCGTTGTACAGTCTCATTCAGTTCTGCTCCGTCCTCATCCTGAACACG GTGAAGACAACTCTGGCTGACTTCCAGTTCCTGTTCTGTGACTTGTTCCTTGTGACACTGCTGGCCTTGTTTATGGGGAAAGGAGGTCCCAGTGAGGAGCTGTACCCCAGGAGACCTCCGGCCAGTCTGCTGTCCCTGCCTGTGTTCGGCAGCCTCTTCATTCAAACCTGCATGATTGTTCTGGGCCAGCTGTCTGCAGTGTtcatcacaaaaacacaggagTG GTATATTCCACTCAATTCAACAGTGTTTGGAACAGAAAATCTGCCCAACATGGAGAACGCCTGTGTGTTTAATTTGTCGGGTTATCAGTATATCTTTATGGCAGTGGTGGTCACCAAGAGTTACCCTCACAAGAAGCCTCTCTACCACAACG TGATCTTCCTGTGTATCCTGTTAATCCACTTTGCTGTCATGACCTGGCTGGTGTTGTATCCAGGTCCTTTCTTCAGCCAAGTGTTTAAACTCTACAACTTCACGGATATGAACTTTAAGATGCTGCTCTGTGCCGTGGCAGCTCTCAACttcctgatttgttttgttgtggaa CTGCTGATCGATCTGGGCGCGTTGAACTGCCTCCGTCTGCTGCGCGGGAAGCGTCCGTCGAAGAAGCAGTACAAACGTCTGAATGTCCTCCTGTCTGACTCCACATCATGGCTGCCACTTAATCAAACTCTGACGCCCAGAGATCACACAGTCATCCATTTCAGCTAG
- the LOC108233156 gene encoding succinate dehydrogenase [ubiquinone] iron-sulfur subunit, mitochondrial-like produces MSVACLSRNVMAFRNSGRMMMVRYAQTAATPAPESRIKKFQIYRWDPDTPGDKPRMQTYEVDLNTCGPMVLDALIKIKNEIDPTLTFRRSCREGICGSCAMNINGGNTLACLNKIDTNISKSTKIYPLPHMYVVKDLVPDMSNFYAQYKSIEPYLKKKDESQEGKEQYFQSVDDRQKLDGLYECILCACCSTSCPSYWWNGDKYLGPAVLMQAYRWMIDSRDEFTKERLSKLQDPFSVYRCHTIMNCTKTCPKGLNPGKAIAEIKKMMATYKEKKVAAL; encoded by the exons ATGTCTGTGGCTTGTTTGAGCCGAAACGTCATGGCTTTCAGGAATTCTGGTAGGATGATG ATGGTGCGGTACGCTCAGACTGCGGCCACTCCGGCTCCTGAATCCAGGATCAAGAAGTTCCAGATTTACCGCTGGGACCCGGACACCCCCGGAGACAAACCACGAATGCAGACATATGAAGTTGATCTCAACAC TTGCGGTCCAATGGTTCTGGACGCCCTCATCAAGATCAAGAATGAAATTGATCCCACACTCACTTTCCGACGCTCCTGCCGTGAGG GTATATGTGGCTCATGTGCCATGAACATAAACGGAGGCAACACTCTGGCATGCCTTAACAAAATTGACACCAACATTAGCAAATCCACTAAGATCTACCCGCTGCCACACATGTATGTCGTCAAAGATCTGGTGCCt GACATGAGCAACTTTTACGCGCAGTACAAATCCATCGAGCCGTACCTGAAAAAGAAGGATGAAAGTCAGGAGGGGAAGGAGCAGTATTTCCAGTCAGTAGATGACAGACAAAAACTG GACGGCCTGTATGAGTGCATCCTTTGTGCTTGCTGCAGCACCAGCTGTCCCAGCTACTGGTGGAATGGAGACAAATACCTGGGACCTGCTGTCCTCATGCAG GCGTACCGGTGGATGATTGACTCCCGTGATGAGTTCACCAAGGAGCGTTTGTCTAAACTCCAGGACCCTTTCTCAGTTTACCGCTGCCACACCATCATGAACTGCACTAAGACTTGCCCAAAG GGTCTCAACCCAGGAAAAGCCATCGCAGAGATCAAGAAAATGATGGCAACTTACAAAGAGAAGAAAGTAGCAGCTTTATGA